One Lutra lutra chromosome 7, mLutLut1.2, whole genome shotgun sequence DNA window includes the following coding sequences:
- the LOC125105093 gene encoding olfactory receptor 4Q2, with protein sequence MDENQTEVVRDFVLAGFSQTPSIESGLFVLFLFFYLSTWIGNVLIMVTVASDNYLNSSPMYFLLGNLSFLDLCYSTVTTPKLLADFLDKDKLIPYDQCIVQLFFLHFVGAAEMFLLTVMAYDRYVAICRPLHYTIIMSRGLCCVLVAASWMGGFVHSTVQTILTIRLPFCGPNQVDNFFCDVPPVIKLACADTFVIELLMVSNSGLISTSSFVVLVSSYSTILVKIRSKEGRRKALSTCGSHLMVVTLFFGPCIFIYARPFSTFSVDKVVSVLYNVITPMLNPLIYTLRNKEVKSAMQKLWDRSGLTWKKQET encoded by the coding sequence ATGGATGAAAACCAAACAGAGGTGGTGAGAGACTTTGTTCTGGCAGGCTTCTCACAGACCCCATCTATTGAATCAGGGTTATttgtactatttcttttcttctatctgtCCACTTGGATAGGAAATGTCCTCATCATGGTCACAGTAGCTTCTGATAACTATCTGAATTCATCACCCATGTATTTCCTTCTTGGCAACCTCTCTTTCCTGGACTTATGTTATTCAACAGTAACTACGCCTAAGCTTCTGGCTGACTTTCTTGATAAAGACAAACTCATTCCCTATGACCAATGCATCGTGCAGCTCTTCTTTCTGCATTTTGTAGGGGCAGCTGAGATGTTCCTGCTCACAGTGATGGCTTATGATCGCTATGTTGCAATTTGTCGCCCCCTGCACTATACCATTATCATGAGTCGAGGATTATGCTGTGTGTTGGTAGCTGCCTCCTGGATGGGAGGGTTTGTGCACTCTACTGTCCAGACCATTCTCACTATCCGTCTGCCTTTCTGTGGACCAAACCAGGTGGACAACTTCTTTTGTGATGTTCCCCCTGTCATCAAACTTGCTTGTGCAGACACATTTGTCATTGAATTGCTAATGGTATCTAACAGTGGGCTGATTTCTACCAGCTCCTTTGTGGTGTTGGTTTCTTCCTATTCCACTATTCTGGTCAAGATTCGCTCCAAGGAGGGAAGGCGAAAGGCACTTTCCACCTGTGGCTCCCATCTTATGGTGGTAACACTCTTCTTTGGACCCTGTATTTTCATCTATGCTCGTCCCTTCTCCACATTTTCTGTGGACAAGGTGGTGTCTGTACTCTACAACGTTATTACCCCCATGCTGAATCCCCTCATCTATACACTTCGGAACAAAGAGGTCAAGTCAGCCATGCAGAAACTATGGGACAGAAGTGGACTTACTTGGAAAAAGCAGGAGACTTAA
- the LOC125104418 gene encoding olfactory receptor 4K14: MELQNYSFVSEFVLYGLCTSQHLQHFFFIFFSGIYVATVLGNLIIVVTVISDSHLHSSPMYFLLGNLSFLDIWLASFATPKMIRDFLSDRKLISFGGCMAQIFFLHFIGGAEMVLLVSMAYDRYVAICKPLHYMAMMSRQTCMGLVLVSWVIGFVHSISQVAFTVNLPYCGPNEVDSFFCDLPLVIKLACMDTYVLGILMISDSGLLSMSCFLLLLVSYTVILITVQQRAAGGVSKALSTCSAHIMVVTLFFGPCIFIYVWPFSRFSVDKLLSVFYTIFTPLLNPLIYTLRNTEMKTAMKKLCNQSVTSH; encoded by the coding sequence ATGGAGCTGCAGAATTACTCCTTTGTGTCAGAATTTGTGTTGTATGGACTCTGCACTTCACAACACCTCcagcattttttctttatatttttctctgggATCTATGTGGCCACTGTGCTGGGTAACCTCATCATTGTGGTCACTGTAATTTCTGACTCCCACTTGCACTCCTCTCCTATGTACTTCCTGCTGGGAAATCTATCTTTCTTAGATATATGGCTAGCCTCATTTGCCACCCCCAAGATGATCAGGGACTTTCTTAGTGATCGAAAGCTCATCTCCTTTGGAGGATGTATGGCTCAAATCTTCTTCTTGCACTTTATTGGTGGGGCGGAGATGGTACTTCTGGTTTCTATGGCCTATGACAGATATGTGGCTATATGCAAACCTTTGCATTACATGGCCATGATGAGTCGGCAGACTTGCATGGGGCTGGTGTTGGTTTCATGGGTCATTGGATTTGTGCACTCCATCAGTCAAGTAGCCTTTACTGTGAATTTACCTTACTGTGGCCCCAATGAGGTGGACAGCTTCTTCTGTGATCTTCCTCTTGTGATCAAGCTTGCCTGCATGGACACATATGTCCTGGGTATACTTATGATCTCTGACAGTGGGTTGCTCTCCATGAGCTGTTTTCTGCTCCTCTTGGTGTCTTACACTGTTATCCTCATCACTGTCCAACAGCGTGCTGCTGGTGGGGTATCCAAAGCACTCTCTACTTGCTCTGCACACATCATGGTAGTCACACTCTTCTTTgggccctgcattttcatttacGTGTGGCCTTTCAGTCGGTTCTCTGTGGACAAGCTCCTGTCTGTGTTTTATACCATTTTTACTCCACTCTTGAACCCTCTTATCTACACATTGAGAAATACAGAGATGAAAACAGCTATGAAGAAACTGTGTAACCAAAGTGTGACTTCTCACTGA